The segment CCCGTGATCGGGTCGTCGGAGTCGTGCTGGACGGTGAAGCCAGAGCATATCCGATTAAAATCATGCGACATCACGAAATCGCCAACGATCAACTGGGGGGAATGGATATCGCTGTGACCTATTGCCCATTATGTGATTCGGTCGCTGTCTATGATCGAAATACAGAGGGAGGGACTGTTGAATTGCGAGTTTCCGGACTGGTGTATCAAAATAATGTCCTTATGTTTGATCGATCACAATCAGAGGAGGATCTGGAATCCCTCTGGTTACAAATAGGTTCCAAAAGTGTCTCCGGAGAATCCAAAGGTGAGGCACTTGATGCTTTACCAGTTGAGTTAACAACTTGGGGAGAATGGAAACAACGATACCCAGATACAGCTGTGTTGATTGCTGATCAGGGTTTCAGCAAGGACTATGAGAATAATCCCTATGCACAATACGAGAGTTCTCTAGCACCGATGTTTGAGATCGCCAATCCGGATAAGCGTTTGCCTCATAAAGAACGGGTGCTGGGCGTCTGGACTGAAAAGACAAATCGCGCATACCCTGTCTCGCTGTTCTCCGCCGATAAGACGACGATCGAAGATGAGATCGGCGGGCTGAAAATAAAGCTGGCGTACAATCCTAACACTGAATCGATTCGTGTTGTTGAAGCTGACGAAGGGCTGGAATGGATGTATTCCTTCTGGTTTGCCTGGGCTGCCATCCGTCGAGATACTGAGATTCACAACGAAGACGAAGTGGCCGCTAAGTTGTCTCTCCCCAATATTGGCACTCCTGAATAATCAGGGGAGGGTGGATGTGCTTAGATACGCTCTTCAGCTACAAATCGATTTCGTAACGTACCCAGTTTTTCGATCTCGACTTCGCAAACATCGCCCGGTTTCAGGAAGACGGGTGGCTTGCGTGCCATACCGACGCCTGGCGGGGTTCCAGTGAAAATGATGTCGCCCGGGAGCAGCGTGCAAATCTGTGAGAGGTATGAAACCAACTCGGGAATACCGAAGATGAGTTGCTGCGTGGTGGAGTCCTGCATCGTTTCGCCATTCAATCGTAATTGAACCTTCAGGTTCCCCGGGTCTCCTACTTCATCGGAAGTCACCAGGTAAGGTCCGTAAGGGGCGAAGCCATCAAATGTTTTTCCAGACAGCCACTGTTTGCCCGGTTTGTTCAATTGCCAGTCACGAGCCGAGACGTCATGACCGGTGCAATAACCGGCGACATAACTGGAAGCGTCTGTTTCGCTCACTTGTTTGCAGGTTTTGCCAATCACTACGACAAGTTCGGCTTCATAATCGACCTGAGTACTGACTGAAGGAAGAATGACGTCTTCTTCATGTGCCGCAACGGCAGTCGGAAATTTGTTGAACAGCACCGGTTCCTCGGGTGGTTCAACTCCCGATTCTTTGGCATGGTCGGCGTAGTTCAAACCGATACACATGACCTTCTGTGGGTTGGGAATGGGAGCGAGTAACTTCACCTGGGAAGAATCAATGCCCGTTCCTTTATTGATCGCGTCTGCTGTTTGAGACAGTAGCTTCTCTCCGCCTGCCAGCAATGTTTTCATACAAGTTGGGAGAGTGCTGTCGGCTTGATTCAAGTCAACCAGCTGACCCTGCGCATTGACGCCTGCAATTCGGGAACCGTTTTCGGACTGATAGGTGACTAATCGCATGAAAACAATACTTTGTAAATGAGGATTGTAAATGAGGATGATAAGGGGCGGTTGATTGGCTCGGTTAAAGAGCGGGCAGCTGAAGTACTTTATTAATGATCAATATCTTGTCAGGCAGTCGGTCGTCGGTCAAGCGAGTCACGAATTAAGCCCGTAAGAGCTTGGTACGATAAGTCTATGAAAGCAAACAACTTCGGGTCGGGTGGATTGTTAAGAGTCACATTTGGCAGTCTGTTCAAGCTGTTCCTGGTTAATTGAGAATTATTTAAATCGCGTTCAGGGGCGACGGAATCTTCTTCCTGGCCGGAATTAAAAGCTGGTACACTGGTAGGGTTGGCACGAACGCACGGTTGACCAATTTCGGCAAACTTGGGAACCAATCCTGAACCTCAATAGTGGTCTATCCGGAATAGATAATTTAAGCCTTCGCGTGCCTGGTCAGAGGTTTTCAGGGACACTTCCAGTTGTGTGGGAGGGAAGCAGTGATGAACAGAATTCAAGATAGAACCGACAAGAAAAAGATTCGCATCGATCTCGATACCGAACAATCGATGAACCTGGAACTCGAAGAGGGTTCCGGTATCTGGCACGTCGTTGTTAAACATGACGAAGCAGACGAGAAAGTGAATCGGTCCGTTATCGATCTCCACGGAGATAAACGGGCAGTAAAAAGAGAATTGGATTTGAGACAGTTTCAAATCGACTGATTCTCAGTTCGAATTTTCTATCAGGTCGTTGGTCTTCAGCGGACTTGATACAACTCTGCCATCACGACGAACGTCTTCCCTTCTTTCGTGTGAATTAAGTCCGGTGCCCATTCCTTGATCTCATTCTGCTGGGATGCGTTCAGGTTGTCGAATTCGATAATCCACAACGATTCGGGTTTAGAGAGAATCTCCCTCTCGACCAATTGCTGGAGGTGGGCCGGTGTCACCTTTTCGTCAAAGCCATAGGTCTGACGATAACGCAAAATCTCTTCCCAGTTGACGGCGACATAATCGAGGTTCGCTTCAGCGAATCTCGATTTGATTTCAGCGGTTGGTTTTAACTCGGAGGTATCCGGGTTCGCATCAGGTTGCTCGACCAGACTGAGATACTCTGAGCGATTAAAGACCGTGTTATAGATCGGTACAAACCGGGCATCAAATACTTGCGCTTCGCCGATAAGTAAGACTCGGGATTCTGCCGGAAGTTTTTGGTTTAACACATATGTTAAGTAGGCTCCCTGTTCAGCAATCTGGCGAGTCGTCGCCATGTCACTACCGACTGGTAAGTGCGTACCGAGTGAGGAGATCATCAGCACAAAGTTAACCCCCATCATCAGGAAGCCGACAACGCGACTGTAACGGAACCAGGCAGGGGTATCGCTCCAGGTGAACCCACCTCCGGCCAGGACAGTGAACGGCAACAGTGCTGGCAACCAGAACCGGTCGATTCGATGCGTGAAGAACCACCACATCAACGTTAAGTAAATGATGCCACCTAACAGCCACCAGCCAGTAACTCGTCTCCTCGCGTTCAACCAGAGCAATGGTGCAAACAGGAGCAGTAGGGGTGATTGCAGTGGGTCGCTGACTAGGCGGTGAAAAAGGGAACGAGGTAGTTCATTGAGTGCTTCCTGAGGAACAGAGTGGCCCGCTTGCCAGGCAGCATGGATTTCGTCCGTCCACCCCCGTCCTCCAAACAGGCCGTAAGCGAGAGGGAAAACAGGATTGCCAGTGAAGATGATATTCTTGAATAACCAGGGACCGACCGCGACTGTTAACCCGATGAAGAATCCGATCAATGGGTTCCGATAGATCTGCCAAAGTGATGGAGACGACGACGATCTCGCTCGTAGATACGGATGGTAGAGCAAATAGATCAGGAATATCGCTGCGGGCAGCACACCCCAGATCAAGCCCGGATACTTGCAAGCCATCGCGCCGCCGGCGAACCCACCGAGGAGAGTCGCCGGGATCAACAGGTCGGTGGGGGTGTCTGTCTTATTTTCGCTTCGCATGCACTGCTGCAATTGCACGCCGAGAAGAAATGTGAGCGAAAGATAGAACAGCATTCCTCCTTCCGCATAGGCCGTCTTTGACAATGTGTAGCTCCAGGGGATGGAAAGCCAGATCAGACAAGTCAGCCAGCCACTCGTTTCGTTAAACAGTTTCCGGGCGATGCTCGCCAACGCTAAACCGGTGCAGGGGACCAGCGGCATCAACAGGCATTTGCCAACCAATGCTCCGCGATACCAGTCACCCCGAAGCAGCATGCCTAACAGGGCAGTCATCTCTGTTAGTGCCGGGAAGCTGGTGTAAACGTTGTGTTCTAAAAAGGTGATCTGGCCCGCGAGATAATATTCCTTAGGCCCTTGCAGATGATATTCACGAACGTCGAAGTCGAGCGGAGGTTGTGTTGCTCCCAGGATCATCAGCGTCAAGAAGGGAATCGCACACAAAACCAACCCGAGGTGACTTCGGAAAGGGAGGAGCGTAGGACCTTTAGACCGGTTTGTACGATGTCGATACCAATGAACGGTTTCGATTAACAGGGGGACTAGGATCAACAATCGCCACAGCCAGGACGAGAGCATCCCCACCATACCGAGGATTAGGACCAGGCTGGTAACTAAAGAAAGCCCGATTCCATATGCGAACAGATTGAAGTCGAGCTCGTTCAGTTCACCGCTCCCAAGAAACCCACGTACATTGCGCAAAACCAAACGACCGCTCGTCCAGATTCCCAGTGTGCCGAGTAGTGCGGTGAACCACAGGTCGATCCTTTCCCAAATGAATTGATCGAGTGACGTTCCATCAATGCCCCAGTAGTCTGACCACCATTCGGAAAAGATCAGCGCGATGTCGATCCGACCGATGGTCACCCCCGGCAGGGCAAGCGGAACGGTCAGCAAATACCCTCCCAGTAAGAGCAGCCAGAGAAAAGCGACGATCAAAGGAAGAGAGGCGGAACGCGACATTAGCAATTCAATGAAGAGAGGGGGTGGGGATTGAGTTTCAGATATATTGCCTGGGACGGGAATCAAATCTCCAGAAGTTGACGCATCATTTGCCAGGGTTGAATGTAGGTCAAAAAGGGGAGCCCGTCGACCGTCGCTTCAGGTCGACCAGTCACGCCATCGACAGCGGGGCCTTTCTCGACCATCCGTTCCAGCAACTGCAAATGGTGCTCTGCCGTCCAAGGCGCCAGAATATCGGGGCGCTGTTTGAGAATTGCGATCGCAGCAGTCAGTGCCAGGGCGCCCCAGTTACTGGTTCCGGCAACAATGATTTCATCTGTCGCTACGCGACAAGGAATATGGCTCGTTCCCTCCAGTGGAAGGCACGCCTGGATCTGTTGCCAGTCGAGTTGTCCCATCCCGATTTCATTACCACCATCTCCGATACCCATTGTGAGAGCCTGCGGATGGAAATGAGGCAATTGCTCGAACAGTTCATGCAGCGGGGCATTCCACTCGTCGATGCTCAACCCCCGCATATTGTGACAACATCCCTGTTTTTCAGGAGGAACCTGGCTCAAGAACTCATTGATGTCTAAGTCGGGGTATTGTGATTGGAAAGTCTCGGTCGTGTGACCCGGCCCGGCACGCTCAATAGCAATGAGGTGGGTTAATCCACAGCCCGGTCCTGATTCATAAAAGTGGCGATGCCACTCGGGTTCCGGTTTGAGCGGAACGATATGCACGAGTTCCGGGTCAAGGTCGACGGCGCGGGCCGCAGACTTAACGGCGGACTCCGAATGGGTGTCAGTCACGATTTGTGCTTTGATCCCCAGTTGTTCCAGCATTTTTGTCAGATAAACCGTTCCGGGTGGGCCATCGGTTTCCGAGGCGGCCACAATTCCGCTGGGGATATAGAAACCTGTGACCAGTACCACCCGTTGAGCGTTCTCCGCCAGCTCTGCGGCTGCCCGGGCCAGACTCCCCATTCCGAACGACTGGCCAGGCGTGCTCTGCCCCAGCAGGCCGCGTTGTCCGGGGTCGCGTCGAATCAATTGTTCCAGTTTGGAAATCAGGTCTGGGTTCACTTTGCTCTGCTGTTGTAAGGTGTTTATCTTAAATAAGTTATGGTTGCTGCGTGTGAATCCGAGGTGATTGATTCGATAGACGTTTTTTCATTCTTCCGCTCGGGAATAAGCGTC is part of the Polystyrenella longa genome and harbors:
- a CDS encoding DUF3179 domain-containing protein → MSNEPASPSVPPENTPGSDKSSPPAYPLKRIVILAAIILCLSVLGVAAIDNSTYLAAVCQQQTFSPYSGTEDMQKGKGYQANYPLFAFDLRRMSIPRNQVRAGGVQKDEIPALVDTETETAEQSTHLNPRDRVVGVVLDGEARAYPIKIMRHHEIANDQLGGMDIAVTYCPLCDSVAVYDRNTEGGTVELRVSGLVYQNNVLMFDRSQSEEDLESLWLQIGSKSVSGESKGEALDALPVELTTWGEWKQRYPDTAVLIADQGFSKDYENNPYAQYESSLAPMFEIANPDKRLPHKERVLGVWTEKTNRAYPVSLFSADKTTIEDEIGGLKIKLAYNPNTESIRVVEADEGLEWMYSFWFAWAAIRRDTEIHNEDEVAAKLSLPNIGTPE
- a CDS encoding fumarylacetoacetate hydrolase family protein, with product MRLVTYQSENGSRIAGVNAQGQLVDLNQADSTLPTCMKTLLAGGEKLLSQTADAINKGTGIDSSQVKLLAPIPNPQKVMCIGLNYADHAKESGVEPPEEPVLFNKFPTAVAAHEEDVILPSVSTQVDYEAELVVVIGKTCKQVSETDASSYVAGYCTGHDVSARDWQLNKPGKQWLSGKTFDGFAPYGPYLVTSDEVGDPGNLKVQLRLNGETMQDSTTQQLIFGIPELVSYLSQICTLLPGDIIFTGTPPGVGMARKPPVFLKPGDVCEVEIEKLGTLRNRFVAEERI
- a CDS encoding ArnT family glycosyltransferase, which encodes MSRSASLPLIVAFLWLLLLGGYLLTVPLALPGVTIGRIDIALIFSEWWSDYWGIDGTSLDQFIWERIDLWFTALLGTLGIWTSGRLVLRNVRGFLGSGELNELDFNLFAYGIGLSLVTSLVLILGMVGMLSSWLWRLLILVPLLIETVHWYRHRTNRSKGPTLLPFRSHLGLVLCAIPFLTLMILGATQPPLDFDVREYHLQGPKEYYLAGQITFLEHNVYTSFPALTEMTALLGMLLRGDWYRGALVGKCLLMPLVPCTGLALASIARKLFNETSGWLTCLIWLSIPWSYTLSKTAYAEGGMLFYLSLTFLLGVQLQQCMRSENKTDTPTDLLIPATLLGGFAGGAMACKYPGLIWGVLPAAIFLIYLLYHPYLRARSSSSPSLWQIYRNPLIGFFIGLTVAVGPWLFKNIIFTGNPVFPLAYGLFGGRGWTDEIHAAWQAGHSVPQEALNELPRSLFHRLVSDPLQSPLLLLFAPLLWLNARRRVTGWWLLGGIIYLTLMWWFFTHRIDRFWLPALLPFTVLAGGGFTWSDTPAWFRYSRVVGFLMMGVNFVLMISSLGTHLPVGSDMATTRQIAEQGAYLTYVLNQKLPAESRVLLIGEAQVFDARFVPIYNTVFNRSEYLSLVEQPDANPDTSELKPTAEIKSRFAEANLDYVAVNWEEILRYRQTYGFDEKVTPAHLQQLVEREILSKPESLWIIEFDNLNASQQNEIKEWAPDLIHTKEGKTFVVMAELYQVR
- a CDS encoding glutamate cyclase domain-containing protein, translating into MNPDLISKLEQLIRRDPGQRGLLGQSTPGQSFGMGSLARAAAELAENAQRVVLVTGFYIPSGIVAASETDGPPGTVYLTKMLEQLGIKAQIVTDTHSESAVKSAARAVDLDPELVHIVPLKPEPEWHRHFYESGPGCGLTHLIAIERAGPGHTTETFQSQYPDLDINEFLSQVPPEKQGCCHNMRGLSIDEWNAPLHELFEQLPHFHPQALTMGIGDGGNEIGMGQLDWQQIQACLPLEGTSHIPCRVATDEIIVAGTSNWGALALTAAIAILKQRPDILAPWTAEHHLQLLERMVEKGPAVDGVTGRPEATVDGLPFLTYIQPWQMMRQLLEI